From a region of the Takifugu flavidus isolate HTHZ2018 chromosome 18, ASM371156v2, whole genome shotgun sequence genome:
- the si:dkeyp-72e1.6 gene encoding transmembrane protein 238-like — MEQDFRGLGRCTCCFWAAVAFDTVGLSVLLIGVFVTVFFYDLLIYAGAIIIFLSLIWWVFWYSGNIEVPVAELEDDVGLLKKNQRGLAGIGGAVRRFSTRLSSGIRNSFRSREKVSGHAGHPHRSAGGLPPQAEQVVVAMAVMAPQASGDTEIEMPPTTTETSPT; from the coding sequence ATGGAGCAGGACTTCCGGGGCCTGGGTCGCTGCACCTGCTGTTTCTGGGCCGCGGTGGCCTTTGACACGGTGGGCCTGTCGGTCCTTCTTATCGGGGTCTTTGTCACCGTCTTTTTCTACGACTTACTCATCTACGCGGGTGCCATTATCATCTTCCTCAGCCTCATTTGGTGGGTCTTCTGGTACTCCGGAAACATCGAGGTGCCTGTGGCGGAGCTGGAAGATGATGTAGGCTTACTGAAAAAGAACCAGCGCGGTCTGGCGGGCATCGGGGGGGCGGTGAGGCGCTTCTCCACTCGCCTGTCCAGCGGCATCAGGAACTCGTTCCGAAGCAGAGAAAAGGTGTCCGGCCATGCTGGTCACCCGCACAGGTCAGCTGGGGGGTTGCCTCCACAGGCGGAGCAGGTGGTGGTTGCTATGGCAGTGATGGCTCCTCAGGCATCGGGGGACACTGAAATAGAGATGCCACCTACCACAACCGAAACGTCACCTACATAA